The proteins below are encoded in one region of Patescibacteria group bacterium:
- a CDS encoding ComF family protein, giving the protein MNNYKIPHHKHPYIKRIFGIVNKWLTVIYNWILDFVFPKKCVGCKIDGSFLCSACEGKIEYLTTQVCLVCQKPSVKGFTHPNCATIYTPERLYSPFVYKGVIRNAILETKYSGAFAVLDPLLNIFVEAVLESALEIGDKAIVIPIPLHRSRYTKRGFNQATYIASRIADAFNVSCHTNILQRIVNTKSQVGLDKEARRENVKNAFGINPKTSSILKDSDIVLVDDVGTSGATMLSASKALKRAGCRYIYCLCLAKD; this is encoded by the coding sequence ATGAACAACTATAAGATACCACATCACAAACACCCTTATATAAAGCGGATATTTGGCATTGTTAATAAGTGGTTAACAGTCATATACAACTGGATTTTGGACTTTGTTTTTCCTAAAAAATGCGTCGGTTGCAAAATCGACGGTTCGTTTTTATGTTCCGCTTGCGAAGGAAAAATCGAGTATCTAACAACCCAAGTTTGTCTTGTTTGTCAAAAGCCCTCCGTTAAAGGTTTTACTCATCCAAATTGCGCCACAATTTACACCCCTGAACGCCTTTACAGCCCTTTTGTTTATAAGGGAGTTATCAGAAATGCTATTTTGGAAACTAAGTACTCCGGGGCTTTTGCGGTTTTGGATCCGCTTTTAAATATCTTTGTTGAGGCAGTTTTGGAATCAGCGCTTGAAATTGGGGATAAAGCAATAGTCATCCCCATTCCGTTGCATAGATCCCGTTATACCAAGAGGGGTTTTAATCAGGCAACATATATTGCGAGCAGAATTGCTGACGCCTTTAATGTTTCCTGCCATACCAATATTTTACAAAGAATTGTTAATACTAAATCGCAAGTTGGTTTGGATAAAGAAGCAAGACGGGAGAATGTTAAAAATGCCTTTGGTATCAACCCCAAAACTTCCTCGATTCTCAAAGATTCTGATATTGTTTTGGTGGATGATGTGGGAACCTCGGGAGCAACCATGCTTTCCGCCTCAAAAGCTCTAAAACGAGCCGGTTGCAGGTATATTTATTGCCTTTGCCTGGCTAAAGATTAG
- a CDS encoding DUF4349 domain-containing protein: MNKKTLVIVLILAVITAIPAFIFVTVKNTAVVAIKGAPSLIQAVNSGSTGYSQESGAKMMIERPTTSIMPPYITPDAALDVVNRVYEKYSSFSVVVDSVEKYTSNLTSYFLSIGGRILSSNLNTSDKTIVASLTVKVPVEKFDEANMRVKTDIKKTYYENINSLDETGALKQASDELTRLNEEKTKKELELLAARTDIEKKQIEYEIQRLESQIASATSQVNTVETKTSYATLSLVVANSEKYFNPSQTPQRPDLLETLKEAGNKILDVLYFVAVAFIWVAAFALMWLPIVLIVKVLFFRGTKKVAKKD, translated from the coding sequence ATTCCGGCTTTTATTTTTGTTACTGTAAAGAACACTGCTGTGGTGGCCATTAAAGGAGCGCCTTCATTAATCCAAGCTGTAAATAGTGGTTCAACGGGATATTCGCAAGAGAGTGGGGCTAAAATGATGATCGAAAGACCCACCACCTCCATTATGCCCCCATACATAACTCCTGATGCCGCGTTAGATGTAGTTAACCGAGTCTACGAAAAATATTCTAGCTTTAGCGTTGTGGTTGATAGTGTGGAAAAGTACACCTCCAACCTAACCAGCTATTTTTTGAGCATTGGCGGAAGGATATTATCTTCCAATCTTAATACTTCCGATAAAACAATTGTGGCTTCGCTAACCGTAAAAGTTCCTGTGGAAAAATTTGACGAGGCCAACATGCGGGTTAAGACGGACATCAAAAAAACCTATTATGAAAACATAAACTCCCTTGACGAAACAGGAGCCCTAAAACAGGCTAGCGATGAGTTAACCAGACTTAACGAGGAAAAGACCAAAAAGGAGTTAGAGCTCTTGGCAGCCAGAACCGATATCGAAAAGAAACAAATTGAATACGAAATACAAAGACTGGAATCTCAAATTGCTTCCGCCACATCTCAAGTAAACACAGTAGAAACCAAAACAAGTTATGCCACACTAAGCCTGGTAGTGGCAAATTCCGAAAAGTACTTTAATCCGAGTCAAACACCACAAAGACCGGATCTTTTGGAAACGCTCAAAGAAGCTGGAAATAAAATCCTAGATGTGCTGTACTTTGTGGCAGTTGCCTTTATCTGGGTTGCCGCATTTGCTTTAATGTGGCTTCCTATTGTCCTTATTGTTAAAGTACTCTTTTTTAGGGGAACAAAGAAGGTTGCTAAAAAGGATTAG